A region from the Mya arenaria isolate MELC-2E11 chromosome 2, ASM2691426v1 genome encodes:
- the LOC128222010 gene encoding alanine racemase-like, with protein sequence MDTLPDFNYEDAFKLVERPTLVKVDLDRVLQNVNVVREHLSSGTEIIAVVKCNAYGHGFLHVARFLEQYAKVTCFAVATVTEGKELREGGIRSDIIVLGNITGYEIPTLIQHRLITCISDIVTLEIWNQQRENNVVANGALDSNDVSARLANLPAPSESPPVIIQVDTGMAVSGCHVDQLAGIMEFCKGNCIRVHSLMTHFVDSWEDLDLTNRQLQSFLRVTKPYRDIGVRVHAANTCAVFRGVGTDLDYVRVGVAIYGLPIDSSIASVDESKTAGLQPALSLHCRAVRVLQLDRDQAVGYNRGYVCQENGERVAVLQLGYGDGFSRSMTGGSVFTVDKTECKIVGRVSMDAVLVKVPESADDARLFCVLSDDYDPRTSAAALAALVGTSTSEVCVRLNTRLPRVYISRGKIQAFVK encoded by the exons ATGGATACTCTACCTGATTTCAACTATGAGGACGCATTTAAACTTGTGGAAAGACCAACATTAGTGAAAGTTGACCTCGATAGGGTGCTGCAGAATGTGAACGTTGTTCGTGAACATCTCTCTTCAGGGACAG AGATTATCGCGGTAGTGAAGTGCAACGCCTACGGGCATGGTTTTCTCCACGTGGCCAGATTCCTCGAGCAGTACGCCAAAGTCACGTGTTTTGCCGTCGCCACGGTAACTGAGGGGAAAGAGCTGCGTGAGGGCGGCATCAGGAGTGACATCATCGTACTGG GTAATATAACGGGGTATGAAATTCCAACATTGATCCAACACAGGCTTATAACGTGTATCTCAGACATAGTCACCCTGGAGATATGGAACCAGCAGCGTGAG AACAATGTTGTTGCAAATGGCGCATTAGACTCCAATGATGTGTCCGCGAGGTTAGCAAATCTACCAGCACCGAGCGAGTCACCACCTGTCATCATTCAAGTGGACACGGGGATGGCCGTCAGTGGCTGTCACGTGGATCAGCTGGCTGGTATTATGGAG TTTTGCAAAGGCAATTGTATACGGGTCCATAGCCTGATGACCCACTTTGTGGATTCATGGGAAGACCTGGACCTGACAAACCGCCAGCTACAATCGTTTCTACGTGTCACAAAACCTTACAG GGACATTGGTGTTCGCGTGCACGCAGCAAACACGTGCGCTGTTTTCCGCGGGGTGGGGACGGACCTGGACTACGTGCGTGTCGGCGTGGCCATATATGGACTTCCGATAG ACTCAAGCATTGCAAGTGTGGATGAAAGCAAGACAGCGGGGCTACAACCGGCGCTCAGTTTGCACTGCCGGGCCGTCCGTGTTCTGCAACTAGACAGGGACCAGGCCGTTGGATACAACCGCGGATATGT ATGTCAGGAGAACGGCGAACGTGTGGCAGTGCTACAGCTGGGCTACGGGGACGGGTTCTCCAGGTCCATGACAGGCGGCAGCGTCTTCACAGTGGACA AGACCGAATGCAAAATAGTAGGACGTGTTTCTATGGATGCTGTTTTGGTGAAAGTGCCGGAAAGTGCAGATGACGCGCGCCTTTTCTGCGTGCTGTCGGACGACTATGATCCACGGACGTCTGCCGCCGCCCTCGCTGCCCTAGTTGGTACGTCTACGAGTGAGGTGTGCGTCCGTTTGAACACTCGGCTGCCCAGAGTTTACATCAGCCGGGGGAAAATACAAGCATTCGTCAAATAG
- the LOC128216968 gene encoding bis(5'-adenosyl)-triphosphatase ENPP4-like, whose translation MSVHSMCLVFLNIFLCGFLHVESSNKVLVISMDGFRWDYIQKANTPNFDDFAAKGTRAKYINNTFITKTFPCHYSIATGLFEESHGIIANSMYDPVTQKHFTMSSKESFWWDGGEPLWATVQRSDLRSAVYYWPGSEAEIRGLRPNIYFPYNESVNFYSRVDTVVQWLANDSYNIDFAMLYFHEPDHTGHMYGPDSTEVLTKVEEMDAILGYIVESFTNASLWANVNVLVTSDHGMTEISHDKTIDLLAYVDNAAMEQVPSMGPVANIRVADGMLEEVIANLSSAPHLKVYRREEVPEFWYYKNNERILDIVAVADEHWSIIMNASAYTYNGKGGHGYDNRLMSMKPIFYARGPDIRSGYETRPFNSVDIYPTVCRLLGARPAPNNGTIEHTSDFVTLPVSQAASVRSQTVLSVSLIYVSMAIFCVQEVLRI comes from the exons ATGAGTGTACATTCCATGTGTCTcgtctttttaaatattttcctgTGTGGATTTCTTCATGTTGAGTCCAGCAACAAAGTGTTGGTGATTTCCATGGACGGATTTCGTTGGGATTACATTCAGAAAGCAAACACTCCAAATTTCGACGATTTTGCCGCCAAGGGAACCAGGGCAAAGTACATCAACAACACGTTTATCACGAAAACGTTCCCATGCCACTACTCTATCGCAACAG GCCTGTTTGAGGAGAGTCACGGCATCATCGCCAACAGCATGTATGACCCCGTCACCCAGAAACACTTCACTATGTCCAGCAAGGAGTCATTCTGGTGGGACGGTGGGGAACCGCTTTGGGCCACCGTGCAAAGGTCTGACCTTAGGAGCGCTGTGTACTACTGGCCGGGCAGCGAGGCGGAGATCAGGGGCCTCAGGCCGAACATCTACTTTCCGTACAACGAGTCTGTGAACTTTTATTCTCGCGTTGACACTGTGGTGCAGTGGTTGGCTAACGACTCGTACAACATCGACTTCGCAATGCTGTACTTCCACGAGCCGGACCACACGGGTCATATGTACGGCCCGGACTCGACGGAAGTTTTGACTAAAGTGGAAGAGATGGACGCCATACTAGGATACATAGTCGAAAGTTTCACGAACGCAAGTCTATGGGCAAACGTTAACGTATTAGTCACCAGCGATCACGGGATGACTGAGATAAGCCACGATAAAACCATCGACCTCCTGGCGTACGTAGACAATGCCGCCATGGAGCAGGTGCCATCCATGGGGCCGGTGGCCAACATCAGGGTGGCTGACGGTATGTTGGAGGAAGTGATAGCGAACCTTTCGTCGGCACCGCATCTGAAGGTCTATCGACGGGAAGAAGTTCCGGAATTTTGGTACTATAAAAACAACGAACGTATTCTGGATATTGTGGCCGTGGCGGACGAGCATTGGAGCATTATAATG aatgcGAGTGCGTACACGTACAACGGCAAGGGAGGTCACGGCTATGACAACAGGTTGATGTCCATGAAGCCCATCTTCTACGCTCGGGGCCCAGACATCCGGTCAGGGTACGAGACTCGGCCATTCAACTCGGTGGACATTTACCCGACGGTGTGTCGTCTGCTCGGGGCGCGACCAGCCCCAAACAACGGAACCATTGAACACACGAGCGACTTTGTAACCCTTCCAGTGTCTCAGGCCGCTTCTGTTAGATCTCAAACAGTGCTGTCGGTTTCTCTCATATATGTTTCCATGGCTATATTTTGTGTGCAGGAAGTGCTAAGGATATGA
- the LOC128216979 gene encoding uncharacterized protein LOC128216979 isoform X2: MAGNDDDEFIFVSADMSDPQAVPTADGDPLISFNDDPRVPSVKKDDNLVEFGEFTGADVDETLIDPEVRSTQYASGRWYNDDDCILEAGLHQDDARDECALDSCSQTTIKNTKTGIKNKFSIFSKKFKKTDNSNAKSVAITPVTTDINGVNECTSGSPDPDDSDDDECVLKNGPKVVFQDESGKGFTDQGLILDFEFVGASFSDQSSS; this comes from the coding sequence ATGGCAGGAAATGACGACGACGAGTTCATATTTGTCTCCGCCGACATGTCGGATCCGCAGGCGGTGCCGACGGCCGACGGCGACCCCCTTATCAGCTTCAACGATGACCCCAGAGTTCCAAGTGTTAAAAAGGATGATAACTTAGTAGAGTTTGGGGAATTCACAGGTGCTGATGTGGATGAGACACTGATAGACCCGGAAGTAAGGTCGACCCAGTACGCGTCGGGCCGCTGGTATAACGATGACGACTGCATTCTGGAGGCTGGGTTGCACCAGGATGACGCTCGGGACGAGTGTGCACTGGATAGTTGTTCTCAGACAACCATAAAGAACACTAAGACTGGGATCAAAAAcaaattcagtattttttcaaagaaatttaaaaagacGGACAACTCGAACGCCAAAAGTGTCGCAATTACTCCGGTCACGACTGACATAAACGGCGTAAACGAGTGTACATCCGGGTCACCTGATCCGGATGATAGTGACGATGATGAATGTGTGCTGAAAAACGGACCGAAGGTTGTCTTCCAAGACGAATCAGGAAAGGGTTTTACTGATCAAGGCCTTATTCTTGACTTTGAATTCGTCGGTGCATCGTTCTCCGACCAGTCTAGTTCATAA
- the LOC128216979 gene encoding uncharacterized protein LOC128216979 isoform X1, whose product MYLWRYAELPMAGNDDDEFIFVSADMSDPQAVPTADGDPLISFNDDPRVPSVKKDDNLVEFGEFTGADVDETLIDPEVRSTQYASGRWYNDDDCILEAGLHQDDARDECALDSCSQTTIKNTKTGIKNKFSIFSKKFKKTDNSNAKSVAITPVTTDINGVNECTSGSPDPDDSDDDECVLKNGPKVVFQDESGKGFTDQGLILDFEFVGASFSDQSSS is encoded by the exons ATGTATCTCTG GAGGTACGCCGAGTTACCTATGGCAGGAAATGACGACGACGAGTTCATATTTGTCTCCGCCGACATGTCGGATCCGCAGGCGGTGCCGACGGCCGACGGCGACCCCCTTATCAGCTTCAACGATGACCCCAGAGTTCCAAGTGTTAAAAAGGATGATAACTTAGTAGAGTTTGGGGAATTCACAGGTGCTGATGTGGATGAGACACTGATAGACCCGGAAGTAAGGTCGACCCAGTACGCGTCGGGCCGCTGGTATAACGATGACGACTGCATTCTGGAGGCTGGGTTGCACCAGGATGACGCTCGGGACGAGTGTGCACTGGATAGTTGTTCTCAGACAACCATAAAGAACACTAAGACTGGGATCAAAAAcaaattcagtattttttcaaagaaatttaaaaagacGGACAACTCGAACGCCAAAAGTGTCGCAATTACTCCGGTCACGACTGACATAAACGGCGTAAACGAGTGTACATCCGGGTCACCTGATCCGGATGATAGTGACGATGATGAATGTGTGCTGAAAAACGGACCGAAGGTTGTCTTCCAAGACGAATCAGGAAAGGGTTTTACTGATCAAGGCCTTATTCTTGACTTTGAATTCGTCGGTGCATCGTTCTCCGACCAGTCTAGTTCATAA